A window of Synechococcus sp. WH 8109 genomic DNA:
AAGCGCAGCATCAGCCAGTGGTTCGGTCCCATCCTCATTTTGATCCCGTCGGTGCTGATCACCTCCAGTACTTCTGCGCCGGCAACGGTTGAGGGCGTGCTCTGGTCCAGCAGCGTCTCGAGCCGTCGGCGTGCCTCCATGTCGGCCAGGCGCAGGTCGAGTCGGTCGTAGTGACTGCTGCCTCCGTGTTGTTGCTGGAGTGCATCAAGACGCGCGCCCAGGGGTTGCTTTCCTTCCACCAGGGCTTCCAGCACCAGCATCGCCGCGAACAGGGCGTCCCGCTCGGGCAGGTGCATGCCGAAGCCCACACCGCCGGATTCTTCGCCGCCAATCAGCACATCCCCGGCCAGCATCTCTGCGGCGATGTACTTGAAGCCCACCGCGAGCTCCAGAACCTTGCGTCCTTGGGCCTCCGCCACCAGTCGCATCAGATCCGAGCCGCTCACGGTCTTAACCACGGCACCCGGCAGCTGGCGGGCTCGGGCCAGGTGATCGATCAACAGGGGCATCAGCAGCTGGGTGCTGCAGAACCGGCCGTTTTCATCCACGGCCGCGATGCGGTCACCATCGCCGTCGAACACCAATCCCACCGCAGGAGTTCCGGCGGCCGTTGAGGCTTTCACGGCCGCGATTAACGCCCCGAGGTAGCGCGCCAGGGGTTCCGGCGGATGACCGCCAAACAATGGATCACGTTCGCTGCGGATTTCCTCCACGACGCCAGCGGCTTCAGGGCCGAGCAGCTCCGTCACACAGCCGGCGGCTGATCCATGCATCGGATCGACGATCACCTTGAGGTTGATGGCCTTGAGGCCATCAACCAGGGCACTGAGGTCCAACTTGCGGCGCAGCCCTTCCAGATGCTCGTCGCGCCCATCAAACCGGGGGACTTCCGCCTTGATCGGTGCCGTGATGCCGCCGGCGGCCAGACGTCGTTCGACTGCGGCTGTGAAGTCTCCCTCGACCGATCCACCGAAGGGCCCTTTGATCTTCAGCCCCAGCCATTCCGGTGGGTTGTGACTGGCGGTGATCACCAACGCTCCCAGGGCTTTGCGCTCCACTACGGCCCAGCTGCAGGCCGGCGTGGGCACAGCGGTGTCGGTAAGCAGGGGTTCCAGTTCACAACCCCGCACAGCGGCCGCGATGGCTTCCGCCAGTTCTGGAGCCAAAAAGCGCCGGTCGTAACCGATCACCACCGTTCGGCTGTTGAGACCTTCGGGGGCGCGATGGGCGAGCTCCTGAGCCGCGGCAGCGGCAACGGGCAACAACCGCTCAACTGTGATGTCGACGCCGGTGATCCCGCGCCAGCCATCGGTGCCGAACTTGATCGGAGCTGGACTAAAAGGGAGGGGAGCCGATGCCATGGCACAGCCTGCACTTCAGTGGATCTAGCAGCTGGCAGCCGTAAGGTCGGCGGATGGGTGACACCCCGCCTGCCGACAACGCTCTCACCGACCGGTTGCTGCGCAGTTGGCTGCGTTGCCGTCGCAAGGCCTGGCTCGATCGCCACGGGAATCCTGCCGAGCGGCGTTGGACGGCCCATCGCAATCTCTTGCTAGACGACCAGCAGCGCTGTTTTGTGGCCTTGCTTCCCCGTAAGCCTGGCCATGGCATCGCCGCCTGTGCTGTTGGTGCCGAGGCCGTGGTGGGTTTGCGCCTGAAGGGGTTTGGCCCATCCGGTGAGCCGTTGGAGGCACACCCTCCACTGTTGCGGCGGGTCAAGGGCCAGAGCTGCTGGGGTGACTTCGCCTATCAACCGGTCCTCGCCCGTCAGGGCCGCCGCACCACCCGGGAACATCAGCTGCCGCTGGCGCTGATGGCCCTCTTGCTTGAGCAGCATCAGCAGGGGGACGTTCCGTCGATGCTGGTGCTTGGCGGTGGTGGCCGGCGCCTGGAACAGGAGCGGCTGCAACTCTCCAGTGGTCTGCGCCGACAGCTGTCGGAGGGGCTGCGCAAACTGCGCTCTGACCTCGAGCGCCCGGTTCCTCCTCCGCTGGCCGCTGACCGGCGCAAGTGCTCACTTTGCAGTTGGCGTGTCGCCTGCAATGCCGTGGCGGCGGAGGAAGGGCATCTGAGCGAGGTCAGCGGCATCGGGGCCAAGCGGCGCGAGATGTTGCAGGAGCTTGGGATTCGCGGCTTGTCCGATCTGGCCGCGGCTGATCCGTTGCAGCTCGCCGAGCAGCTGCAGCGTTTTGGGGATCAGCATGGTGAGGTGGCCGCATCCCTGGTTGCTCAGGCGCGGGCGCAGCAGGATGGACGGGTGGAGCGTTTGGATGCCTCAGCGGCACTGCCGGAACTGCAGGACTGTCCTGGTGTGCTGCTTTACGACATCGAATCCGATCCCGACGTCCGTCACGACTTCCTTCACGGTTTTCTGGTGTTGCCCAGAACCAAAAGCGGAAAATGGGATCTGGCATCCGTGGCGTATCACCCGATCCTGGCCCTGGCGGAGCATGGTGAAGCCCGTTGCTGGCTCCGTTTGCAACGGTTGCTGAATCGCTATCGGGGTTGGCCGATCCTGCACTACGGGGAGACAGAAAGCCTGGCCTTAAGGCGTATGGCTGAGCGGCAGGATGCTGCAGAGGCCGAGGTGCTGCAGCTTCGTCAGCGGTTGGTGGATGTGCATGCCCGGGTCAGACATCACTGGCGCTTGCCCCTGGCCAGTTATGGCCTCAAGGCCGTGGCTGTTTGGCAGGGGTTCCAATGGAGTCAGTCCGGTGTGGACGGGGCCAGGGCCCTGCTGTGGTGGCGGCAGTGGCAGGGGGAGGGGCCCGATCGACGCGGCACCAGGCACGGGCTGCGCTGGATCTTCGATTACAACCGCGATGACTGCCTGGCCACCTGGGCCGTAGCCGACTGGTTGCTTGAACAGGATCAGGCGTCGGGATCCTGAAACGCCTCAGGTTGACGGATCTGGAGCTGTTCTCCGTTGGGACCTTCCAGCGTTGGACTGGCCAGGCATTGGCGGCGCACCAGGGCCAGCCCAAGCCACGTACCATCGCGTTCGAGAGCACTGGTGATCACCCCGGCTCGCTCGCCATCCAGCGTGAGCTTGGTGGCGGCCGCCAGCGGACTGGGGCAGCTCCAACAGCGCAGCTGTTGCTTCACCCCTGCCTGGCCGATGAGTTTGGCCATGGTCTCCTGGCCGAGGTAGCAGCCTTTCTTTGTGCTGACCTGAGCGACAAGCCCAAGCTCCAGGGGGTTGGTCTCGCCATTGAGTTCACCGGGTCCAGGGGGGAATCCGCTTTGAAGCCGCCATTGCTCCAGAGCCGTCGCGGTGGCTGCTTCTCCTGATGCCCAGGGCTCCGGCAGGGCCGCATCCGGATCGCACCACACGGTTGCAGCCATGGGCTCGAGCCACTGCAGTCGGCGCAACTGGCCCAGGGGTTGGAGGCGAACCCGATCGGCTGGAAAGATCACCTGATCAAATCCAGCATGAATGGCAGAGGCCTCTCCTGCCAAAACGATCACATCGGCCCCCTCTGCATCGAAACGAAGTTCCAGCACGGCCCGCAATCGTCCCGTTGCGGTCAGCCAGCAGGTCTGAAGAAAATCGCCGGATTGGAGTGCGTTGAGGTCAGCACTGGTCTGCCCCTGAAGAAACTGGCGTGCTCCGCTGCCGTTCAAGCGCAGCCAGGGGACCTGGGCGTCCCAAAACAACTTGCTCATGCCGGCGTGAAGGCGGCGATTTCGGACAGCTTGTACAGGCTGATCAGTTCAAGATTTTCAGCCGTCATCGCAGCGTCACCCCCTTCTTCCCTGTCGACGATGGTGACGACCCGATCCACCTTGTAGCCGGCGTCGCGCAGCTGCCGGACCGCCTTGAGGGAGGAGCCTCCTGTAGTGACAACGTCTTCCAGCACGGTGATTCTTGCCCCGGGGGCGGGGAACGGACCCTCCAGCCAGGCACCGGTGCCGTGGCCTTTGGCTTCCTTGCGCACGATCAGCGCATCAAGCTCCCGACCCTGATCGGCGGCGGCCATGGCAACACCGCTCACCAGTGGGTCTGCTCCGAGGGTGAGACCAGCTACGGCCAGCGCATCGGCCTCCACGTGGGTGAGCATCGCCCGGCTGATCAGCGCCAGGCCGGAACCGCTCAGGCTCACGGGTTTGCAGTTCACGTAGTGCTCGCTCTTTCGGCCTGAGGCCAGGGTGAAGGCTCCGCGTCGGTAGGCCAGGGTGGCCAGACGGTTCAGCAGTTGCTCCCGCTCAGTCGGGACACTCGACGATTCAGACATGGGGCTGGCCACGCTTCGCAGATGTCCTTAGTTTGCGCTTAGAGCTGTTTCACCCGGTGCTGCTCCTGCTCGCCGGCCCATCGGTGTTGGAGGGTCCGTTGGTCTGCACCACCAGTGAGCTGGTCAACCGTCGCTTCTACAACTGAACCTCGCCCATGGCCCGGGGCGCAGACCCCCTGCATCAGTTGACCGATTTTCAGGGGATCGCTAT
This region includes:
- a CDS encoding glycine cleavage system protein T, with the translated sequence MSKLFWDAQVPWLRLNGSGARQFLQGQTSADLNALQSGDFLQTCWLTATGRLRAVLELRFDAEGADVIVLAGEASAIHAGFDQVIFPADRVRLQPLGQLRRLQWLEPMAATVWCDPDAALPEPWASGEAATATALEQWRLQSGFPPGPGELNGETNPLELGLVAQVSTKKGCYLGQETMAKLIGQAGVKQQLRCWSCPSPLAAATKLTLDGERAGVITSALERDGTWLGLALVRRQCLASPTLEGPNGEQLQIRQPEAFQDPDA
- a CDS encoding TM0106 family RecB-like putative nuclease gives rise to the protein MGDTPPADNALTDRLLRSWLRCRRKAWLDRHGNPAERRWTAHRNLLLDDQQRCFVALLPRKPGHGIAACAVGAEAVVGLRLKGFGPSGEPLEAHPPLLRRVKGQSCWGDFAYQPVLARQGRRTTREHQLPLALMALLLEQHQQGDVPSMLVLGGGGRRLEQERLQLSSGLRRQLSEGLRKLRSDLERPVPPPLAADRRKCSLCSWRVACNAVAAEEGHLSEVSGIGAKRREMLQELGIRGLSDLAAADPLQLAEQLQRFGDQHGEVAASLVAQARAQQDGRVERLDASAALPELQDCPGVLLYDIESDPDVRHDFLHGFLVLPRTKSGKWDLASVAYHPILALAEHGEARCWLRLQRLLNRYRGWPILHYGETESLALRRMAERQDAAEAEVLQLRQRLVDVHARVRHHWRLPLASYGLKAVAVWQGFQWSQSGVDGARALLWWRQWQGEGPDRRGTRHGLRWIFDYNRDDCLATWAVADWLLEQDQASGS
- a CDS encoding phosphoglucomutase/phosphomannomutase family protein — translated: MASAPLPFSPAPIKFGTDGWRGITGVDITVERLLPVAAAAAQELAHRAPEGLNSRTVVIGYDRRFLAPELAEAIAAAVRGCELEPLLTDTAVPTPACSWAVVERKALGALVITASHNPPEWLGLKIKGPFGGSVEGDFTAAVERRLAAGGITAPIKAEVPRFDGRDEHLEGLRRKLDLSALVDGLKAINLKVIVDPMHGSAAGCVTELLGPEAAGVVEEIRSERDPLFGGHPPEPLARYLGALIAAVKASTAAGTPAVGLVFDGDGDRIAAVDENGRFCSTQLLMPLLIDHLARARQLPGAVVKTVSGSDLMRLVAEAQGRKVLELAVGFKYIAAEMLAGDVLIGGEESGGVGFGMHLPERDALFAAMLVLEALVEGKQPLGARLDALQQQHGGSSHYDRLDLRLADMEARRRLETLLDQSTPSTVAGAEVLEVISTDGIKMRMGPNHWLMLRFSGTEPLLRLYCEGPDAERVNEVLTWARQFAEAT
- the pyrE gene encoding orotate phosphoribosyltransferase, encoding MSESSSVPTEREQLLNRLATLAYRRGAFTLASGRKSEHYVNCKPVSLSGSGLALISRAMLTHVEADALAVAGLTLGADPLVSGVAMAAADQGRELDALIVRKEAKGHGTGAWLEGPFPAPGARITVLEDVVTTGGSSLKAVRQLRDAGYKVDRVVTIVDREEGGDAAMTAENLELISLYKLSEIAAFTPA